In one Micromonospora polyrhachis genomic region, the following are encoded:
- a CDS encoding vWA domain-containing protein, translated as MPGRDGARRTGTDAISDLMGLVGALRAAGIQVDTGRVLVTMDALTHLDPLDRAAVYWGTRLTLCTQQADLPVFDAAFASWFEAYAPSIPDADAPTALPEGTTPASADRSSSPVVDRGNDANAAADDASDPAAGTTAPADGTSDPAWVAIASGGDATAPEALARRDLRTLSVAERTELDAWIALLGAVGPTYRSRRYRDGGRRMIDGNRTVRTLIRNGGEPAQLRFRRTTPKPRRLTLLIDVSESMRVYREAFVRFAHGALSVRPATTEVFTLGTRCVRLTPALRTPDPDRAMRATAELESGWGGGTLLGATLRDFLRQWGGRNVVRSAYVVIASDGHDFGPAVVLARQVERLSQLTQLLVWANPQQGWPGYQPMAPGLVASQRFVDVNVAGHSFEALSELAELMTR; from the coding sequence ATGCCCGGTCGTGACGGGGCCCGCCGCACCGGAACCGACGCGATCTCCGACCTGATGGGCTTGGTGGGCGCACTCCGGGCCGCCGGCATCCAGGTCGACACCGGTCGTGTCCTCGTCACGATGGACGCGCTCACCCACCTCGATCCGCTCGATCGGGCGGCCGTCTACTGGGGTACGAGACTCACCCTCTGCACGCAACAGGCGGACCTGCCGGTGTTCGACGCGGCCTTCGCCAGCTGGTTCGAGGCGTACGCGCCGAGCATCCCGGATGCCGACGCGCCGACAGCGCTCCCGGAAGGAACAACTCCCGCGTCCGCTGACCGCTCCAGCAGCCCGGTCGTCGATCGGGGCAACGACGCCAACGCGGCAGCCGACGACGCCAGCGATCCAGCGGCCGGCACTACCGCCCCAGCTGACGGCACCAGCGACCCGGCCTGGGTCGCGATCGCCTCGGGCGGGGACGCGACCGCGCCCGAGGCGCTGGCTCGCCGCGACCTACGTACGCTCAGCGTCGCCGAACGGACCGAGCTGGACGCCTGGATCGCCCTGCTCGGCGCGGTCGGCCCGACGTACCGGTCGCGGCGCTACCGGGACGGCGGTCGGCGGATGATCGACGGAAACCGCACCGTCCGCACGTTGATCCGCAACGGTGGCGAACCGGCCCAGCTACGCTTCCGGCGTACGACACCCAAGCCGCGCCGACTGACCCTGCTCATCGACGTCAGCGAGTCGATGCGGGTCTACCGAGAGGCATTCGTACGGTTCGCCCACGGTGCCCTCTCCGTCCGGCCAGCGACCACCGAGGTCTTCACCCTCGGGACCCGGTGCGTACGTCTCACGCCAGCGCTGCGGACGCCCGACCCGGATCGCGCGATGCGTGCGACGGCCGAGCTGGAGTCCGGCTGGGGCGGCGGGACGCTGCTCGGTGCCACCCTCCGGGACTTTTTGCGGCAGTGGGGTGGCCGCAACGTCGTCCGGTCCGCGTACGTCGTCATCGCCTCCGACGGGCACGACTTCGGTCCGGCCGTGGTCCTGGCCCGTCAGGTGGAACGACTGTCCCAACTGACCCAACTTCTCGTCTGGGCCAATCCCCAACAGGGCTGGCCCGGTTACCAACCGATGGCCCCGGGGCTGGTGGCCAGCCAGCGGTTCGTCGACGTGAACGTGGCCGGGCACAGCTTCGAGGCACTGAGTGAACTGGCGGAGTTGATGACCCGATGA
- a CDS encoding CHAT domain-containing protein, translating to MTGTSLHVSRVLARDDLLQLAADADDAVGIVRQRESLARSAERGLDVFAVALRHYLNEVESRRWAIRAQAWSYAATIVCFCDLVGIPIETPYSAQEMYASAARELTENVVDGRRLDQDLTLGVFNTHRRARNLRLTGRYAEALNLVVVPPTDLFGTGAEPHWGHYLFEFGACLISNGQAAQVPDALGEQRQYWERTRAAGFSTRHRFDFVLALAEWERGEPAEALCGLRMATDRLGTTDRTAGPAAVDSLRASLDEARDVQRLSVTLGLAEALALGEPTEARLREVVDLGGQALEVAEQIRGRWRVIARSRTPLAVAFRRIYGDIALLASRLPGPDAAALGFRVALSAKQTGFASRVREGRLLMSPHVGGLLDEIVDLEDPPVETLTSGDRTSRDEKLEQLRVRIEEEVSPMLADTVLPVPTELHRLVDLIGERHAVDFVALPDTLSGHRKNWFRAIIQPNRPIGFERFEPGPAYTAFFEGSEGSVGSGSSEGSVAGAAGGDSEGSEGSEDSRRGQAPWLDRLERATTTEQPDWQGLAHELLPAALLAEVRARTVTDPVELLISGHSALSLLPWAALRIDDAGTPLVERAVIAQCPTLTCLSYRRPPVVTGPALVRLVSVAEGGVNIDQERLAWDLGEERGRVRLSRCAADRASSPVALDADVPAALADSTAGWGFVHVAAHGGGQGLGQYLQLPRELTAAQALGMKWPASVLMASCHVGRLVNPEDAEPLSFVMALLTGGSRCVVAGMDWIPDVWTGRAAGRIVDAVRDGSVRLDVALRAVQLGSARQPNARWALLSAYVR from the coding sequence ATGACCGGTACGTCCTTGCACGTCAGCCGGGTGCTGGCCCGAGACGACCTGCTCCAGTTGGCGGCAGACGCGGACGATGCCGTCGGTATCGTCCGCCAACGGGAGAGCCTGGCGCGTAGCGCCGAGCGCGGGCTCGACGTGTTCGCCGTGGCGCTGCGGCACTACCTGAACGAGGTCGAATCGAGACGCTGGGCGATTCGGGCGCAGGCCTGGTCGTACGCGGCCACCATCGTGTGCTTCTGCGACCTGGTCGGCATCCCGATCGAGACGCCGTACTCGGCCCAGGAGATGTACGCGAGTGCCGCCCGCGAACTGACGGAGAACGTCGTCGACGGCAGGCGACTGGACCAGGACCTGACCCTGGGTGTCTTCAACACCCACCGGAGGGCCCGCAACCTGCGGCTGACCGGCCGGTACGCCGAGGCGCTGAACCTGGTCGTGGTCCCGCCGACCGACCTGTTCGGTACGGGGGCGGAGCCGCACTGGGGGCACTACCTGTTCGAGTTCGGGGCCTGCCTGATCTCCAACGGGCAGGCGGCGCAGGTGCCGGACGCGTTGGGGGAGCAGCGGCAGTACTGGGAACGGACCCGGGCGGCCGGTTTCTCGACCCGGCATCGGTTCGACTTCGTCCTGGCCCTGGCCGAGTGGGAGCGGGGGGAGCCGGCGGAGGCGCTGTGCGGTCTGCGGATGGCAACGGACCGGCTGGGCACCACCGACCGGACCGCAGGGCCGGCTGCAGTGGACTCGCTGCGTGCGTCCCTGGACGAGGCGCGCGACGTGCAGCGGCTGTCGGTGACCCTGGGGCTGGCCGAGGCCCTGGCCCTGGGGGAGCCGACCGAAGCACGGCTGCGTGAGGTGGTCGACCTGGGCGGCCAGGCACTGGAGGTCGCGGAGCAGATCCGGGGCCGGTGGCGGGTGATCGCCCGGTCGCGTACGCCGTTGGCGGTGGCGTTCCGCCGTATCTACGGCGACATCGCCCTGTTGGCCTCGCGCCTCCCCGGCCCCGATGCGGCGGCCCTCGGTTTCCGGGTCGCCCTGTCGGCGAAGCAGACCGGGTTCGCCAGCCGGGTACGCGAGGGCCGGCTCCTGATGAGCCCGCATGTCGGGGGACTGCTGGACGAGATCGTCGACCTCGAGGATCCGCCGGTGGAGACGTTGACCAGCGGTGACCGGACGTCCCGGGACGAGAAGTTGGAGCAGTTGCGGGTCCGGATCGAGGAGGAGGTGTCGCCGATGCTGGCGGACACCGTCCTTCCCGTACCCACCGAACTGCACCGCCTGGTCGACCTGATCGGCGAGCGCCACGCCGTGGACTTCGTCGCCTTGCCGGACACACTGAGCGGGCACCGGAAGAACTGGTTCCGGGCGATCATCCAACCGAATCGCCCGATCGGGTTCGAGCGGTTCGAGCCCGGCCCCGCCTACACAGCCTTCTTCGAGGGCAGCGAGGGCAGCGTGGGCAGCGGGAGCAGCGAGGGCAGCGTGGCCGGCGCGGCCGGCGGAGACAGCGAGGGTAGCGAGGGCAGCGAGGACAGCCGGCGGGGGCAGGCCCCATGGCTCGATCGGCTGGAGCGGGCGACCACGACGGAGCAGCCCGACTGGCAGGGCCTCGCCCACGAACTGCTGCCGGCCGCCCTGCTTGCCGAGGTACGCGCCAGGACGGTGACCGACCCGGTGGAGTTGCTGATCTCCGGCCACTCCGCGTTGAGCCTGTTGCCGTGGGCGGCACTGCGGATCGACGACGCGGGCACACCGCTGGTCGAGCGGGCGGTGATCGCCCAGTGTCCGACGCTGACCTGCCTGTCGTACCGGCGACCGCCCGTGGTGACCGGCCCCGCGCTGGTCCGGCTCGTCTCGGTGGCCGAGGGTGGGGTGAACATCGACCAGGAGCGGCTGGCCTGGGACCTGGGCGAGGAGCGGGGGCGGGTGCGGCTCAGCCGATGCGCGGCGGACCGCGCGTCGTCGCCCGTCGCGCTGGATGCCGACGTGCCGGCGGCCCTCGCGGATTCGACCGCCGGCTGGGGGTTCGTGCATGTCGCGGCGCACGGTGGCGGCCAGGGGCTGGGACAGTACCTCCAACTTCCCCGGGAACTCACGGCGGCGCAGGCGCTGGGTATGAAGTGGCCGGCCTCGGTGCTGATGGCGTCGTGTCATGTCGGGCGGTTGGTGAATCCCGAGGACGCCGAGCCGTTGAGCTTCGTCATGGCACTACTGACCGGCGGTTCGCGGTGTGTGGTCGCCGGGATGGACTGGATTCCTGACGTGTGGACCGGCCGGGCGGCCGGCCGGATCGTGGACGCCGTACGGGATGGCTCGGTCCGCCTGGACGTCGCGCTACGGGCCGTCCAGCTCGGCTCCGCCCGCCAGCCCAACGCCAGGTGGGCCTTGTTGAGCGCCTACGTCCGATGA